The nucleotide window ATTCTGTTTTATCTCTCGGTCAAACTGACCAACGCATCCGTCGCCGCCGTCTGCCTGGGAACAGCGCCCTTGTTTGTCGCTATTTCCGGGCCGGTTGTGCTGCGCCGCCCTTTGAAAAAATCAGACCTGTTGCTGGCGGCTGCTGTGATTCCAGGCATCATGCTGGTGGTCGGCGGGATTCCGAGCGGCATGTACCTGGGCTTCGGTGTCGGCCTGCTATCAGCCGTCACTCTGGTCGCATTCAGCGGCATCAACAAACTACTGGCCAGCCGCGCCAACCCATTAAGTACCACCTGCCTCGAAATGGGTGCCGGCGCACTGTTCATTGCCTTGATTCTTGCTCTGCTGCCCGATAGCGCCAGCGCGTTTACCCTGCCAGAAGGAAGCAATCTGCTGCTATTGATCATATTCGGGGTGTTTCTGACTGCCCTGCCAGTCGCCCTGACACTGATGTCGCTGCGCTATATCAGCGTCTTTGCGCAACAGATGGCTGTCAACCTGGAACCTGTCTATGCCGTGCTGCTGGCCATCCCCATCCTGGGAGAACAGCAGCAACTGGACCCTCTGTTTTACGTGGGTGTAGTATTAATCGTCGGCACCGTGATGGCCGAGCCGATCACGCGCTGGCTGGGTAGAAAAGTCCGCTGACGTATTCTTCATTCTTATGGCAACTGTTTCATCAATATGGCAGTCTGCGCGTCATTGCCACCGCTGCTGAACTCTGCGGGCTGGTCACCGAGCCCTGCCTGCCACTGCCGATCCAAACACTGCAAAACAAAGACAGGCGCGAGCTTGATGTCATGCTCGACACATTGAGTCTGGCATGAAATCCAGGGCCTGGAACCTGAACAAAGCATTAATAATTCAACGAGATGAACAGGTTTAATTTTAATTGCCCAGCCACTTGAGGCAGATCAGAAGCCGCAAAGAACACCCGACACCAGGACCAGAAACCCCCATAGACTGAAGCCCTGTCAGCCACGTTCCAGGATCATGAGATCCAAGAACCG belongs to Castellaniella sp. and includes:
- a CDS encoding DMT family transporter, with the protein product MLIHSCVLLFGFTPIMGRLITLDTLPLVWWRMLIAALALLLLPITWRGIRKLSPRLFLACCGAGIVLAITWILFYLSVKLTNASVAAVCLGTAPLFVAISGPVVLRRPLKKSDLLLAAAVIPGIMLVVGGIPSGMYLGFGVGLLSAVTLVAFSGINKLLASRANPLSTTCLEMGAGALFIALILALLPDSASAFTLPEGSNLLLLIIFGVFLTALPVALTLMSLRYISVFAQQMAVNLEPVYAVLLAIPILGEQQQLDPLFYVGVVLIVGTVMAEPITRWLGRKVR